Within Alcaligenes sp. SDU_A2, the genomic segment ACAGGCCCTGCAACACAAAGCCGCCTGGATCGTGCGTAAACTGCAAGAATACAAGGCACGCCGTGAACAGTTGGCGCTGAACACACTGCGTTGGCAAGATGGCGACTGCCTACCCTATATGGGCGCATCGATCCAGCTGACCCTGGACCCAAGCGCACAACAAGCCAGTTTCAGCGGCCAGGCCCTGGCCCCCCGCAACAGTGACCGCCTGCACCTGCCTTTGCCCCTAAGCGCAGACTCACGCCGTGTTCAAGAGCTGACCCAAGCCTGGCTACAGCAACAAGCCGCACACTGGTTCGCGCAAAGACTGGAACACTATCAGCAGATGGCAGGCCTGAACGCCCGCAGACTGCGCCTGGCCGCACCTGCCAAACGCTGGGGATCGTGCAGCAGCGACGGAACCATCATGCTGAACTGGCGGCTGATACACTTTGAGCCGGCCATCATCGACTACGTCGTGGCGCACGAAGTGGCCCATTTGCAAGAAATGAACCACGGCCCTCGGTTCTGGGCCCTGGTCGAAGCACTTTATCCCGATTTCATGCATGCCCGTAATCAATTACGGCAACATGATCCGGGCACGTTGCCCTTGCTGTAGAAATGCTGTCTTTTCTACAGCAAGGGCACAGACCAATCTCTAGGAGCTTTTAAACATGCGTATCCTGCACACAATGCTGCGCGTCGGCAATCTGGATCAATCCCTGGCCTTCTACACCGACGTTCTGGGCATGAAACTGCTGCGCAAATCAGACTACCCCGATGGCCGCTTCACCCTGGCCTTTGTCGGTTACCAGGACGAGGCCGACGGTGCCGTGCTTGAGCTGACTCACAACTGGGATACCACTTCATACGAGCTGGGCAATGCCTATGGCCATATCGCCCTGGAAGTGGACGATGCCTACAAAGCCTGTGAAAACATCAAGGCACGCGGCGGCAAGGTCGTGCGCGAAGCCGGCCCCATGAAGCACGGCACCACCGTCATTGCTTTTGTCGAAGATCCGGACGGCTACAAGATCGAATTGATCCAGGCCAAGGGCCGCGTGGACTGATCCCAGCCATAATCCTGCATCAAAGCCCTCTGCAGGGCAGCAGCCATGCTAGAACCGCGCCCTTGGGCGATACACGCATGCTGCTGCCCACGAAGGCAGATCAGGCAGGACGGTGCTCTTGACTATCGGCATCGTCCTGTGCGTCATGGGGATGCCCAAAAACGCCGGATGGGAAATCGTCCACGGCAATAACCTCGGCCACAAGCTGCTGATACGC encodes:
- a CDS encoding M48 family metallopeptidase, which codes for MPVPPQLALFPDTAFPHPAQRPTPLAGQARLPATESLTIRPQTLPSGVQWHYITLDGHTIGYQLKRSRRRTVGLTINDSGLTVSVPAWVKLNQTEQALQHKAAWIVRKLQEYKARREQLALNTLRWQDGDCLPYMGASIQLTLDPSAQQASFSGQALAPRNSDRLHLPLPLSADSRRVQELTQAWLQQQAAHWFAQRLEHYQQMAGLNARRLRLAAPAKRWGSCSSDGTIMLNWRLIHFEPAIIDYVVAHEVAHLQEMNHGPRFWALVEALYPDFMHARNQLRQHDPGTLPLL
- the gloA gene encoding lactoylglutathione lyase, with the protein product MRILHTMLRVGNLDQSLAFYTDVLGMKLLRKSDYPDGRFTLAFVGYQDEADGAVLELTHNWDTTSYELGNAYGHIALEVDDAYKACENIKARGGKVVREAGPMKHGTTVIAFVEDPDGYKIELIQAKGRVD